In a single window of the Nicotiana tomentosiformis chromosome 8, ASM39032v3, whole genome shotgun sequence genome:
- the LOC104106684 gene encoding ATP-dependent 6-phosphofructokinase 6-like: MGSVDQNFVAVTVLGSKKIGLDISSMGEAPNSQQQKQKIVTGDGGYVLEDVPHLSDYIPNLPTYPNPVQDNPSYSVVKQYFVDEDDTVAQKIVVHKNSPRGIHFRRAGPRQKVYFDPEDVHACIVTCGGLCPGLNTVIREIVCGLYYMYGVKRVMGIDGGYRGFYSKNIIPLTPKVVNDIHKRGGTILGTSRGGHVTKKIVDSIQDRDINQVYIIGGDGTQRGAAVIFEEIRRRGLNVSVAGIPKTIDNDIPVIDKSFGFDSAVEEAQRAISAAHVEATSFENGIGLVKLMGRDSGFIAMYATLASRDVDCCLIPESPFYLEGRGGLFEYIEHRLKENGHMVIVIAEGAGQELVSESLRCTGKQDPSGNKLLQDVGLWISERIKEHFSKQKKMLINLKYIDPTYMIRAIPSNASDNVYCTLLAQSAVHGAMAGYTGFTVGPVNGRHAYIPFNRITETQNKVVITDRMWARLLSSTNQPSFLRTRDIIKAHKEEEPPTQLSDDSTTDDNLMEKQVLC, encoded by the exons ATGGGATCAGTGGATCAAAATTTTGTAGCTGTAACAGTACTGGGGTCCAAGAAGATTGGATTGGATATAAGTTCAATGGGAGAAGCGCCTAATTCTCAGCAGCAGAAGCAGAAAATTGTGACTGGTGATGGTGGTTATGTTCTAGAGGATGTTCCTCATTTGTCTGATTACATTCCTAATCTTCCT ACATATCCTAATCCAGTGCAAGATAATCCATCATATTCAGTCGTTAA GCAGTATTTTGTCGATGAGGATGATACGGTTGCTCAAAAG ATTGTTGTGCACAAGAACAGCCCGAGGGGAATACATTTTCGTCGAGCTGGTCCTCGTCAAAAA GTTTATTTTGATCCAGAAGATGTTCATGCGTGTATAGTGACATGTGGAGGCTTATGTCCTGGTCTCAACACAGTTATCAGAGAAATAGTATGCGGCCTATATTATATGTATGGCGTAAAGAGGGTCATGGGGATAGAT GGAGGATATCGAGGTTTCTATTCCAAAAACATAATTCCCTTGACACCAAAGGTTGTGAATGATATTCATAAACGTGGTGGAACCATACTTGGGACATCTCGAGGAGGTCATGTTACCAAGAAAATAGTAGATAGCATTCAGGACCGGGATATCAATCAG GTTTATATAATTGGAGGAGATGGAACACAGAGAGGAGCAGCGGTGATATTTGAG GAAATCAGACGGCGTGGTCTCAATGTTTCAGTTGCTGGAATCCCTAAGACAATTGATAATGATATACCG GTTATTGACAAGTCTTTCGGTTTTGATTCTGCCGTTGAGGAAGCCCAACGTGCTATTAGTGCTGCTCATGTTGAAGCTACTAGTTTTGAGAACGGAATTGGCCTTGTGAAGTTAATGGGACGGGATAGTG GGTTCATTGCCATGTATGCTACTCTTGCCAGTCGAGATGTCGATTGTTGCTTGATTCCAGAGTCCCCTTTCTATCTTGAGGGACGCGGTGGACTGTTTGAGTACATAGAGCACAGACTCAAAGAAAATGGACACATGGTTATAGTCATAGCTGAAGGTGCCGGCCAAGAGCTAGTTTCTGAGAGTTTGAGATGCACCGGCAAGCAGGATCCTTCAGGGAATAAGCTTTTACAAGATGTTGGCCTATGGATCTCGGAAAGGATAAAG GAACATTTCTCTAAACAAAAGAAGATGCTCATTAATCTTAAATATATAG ATCCCACATACATGATTCGGGCTATTCCAAGTAATGCATCTGACAATGTGTATTGCACTCTTCTTGCTCAAAGTGCTGTGCACGGAGCAATGGCTGGCTATACTGGCTTTACAGTCGGTCCTGTCAATGGCAGACATGCTTACATACCCTTTAAT AGAATCACTGAGACACAAAACAAGGTTGTGATAACGGACAGGATGTGGGCGAGACTTCTATCGTCAACCAATCAACCTAGCTTCTTGAGAACAAGAGATATAATTAAAGCGCACAAGGAGGAAGAACCACCTACTCAGTTGTCAGACGATTCAACTACAGACGATAATTTGATGGAGAAACAAGTCCTCTGCTAA
- the LOC138898000 gene encoding uncharacterized protein, whose product MSRGRGRGGASSSRGPQNRIYALAGRHDQESSLDVVTGILSVFSYDIYALIDPGSTLSYVTLFVASKFGVKPKLVKTFEVSTLVGDSVVVKQVYKGCIIVVHSRSTVADLIELDMVEFDIIMGLDWLASCHANIDCRSKIVRFQFPREPVLEWKGNTASPKGRFISCLKARKMIRNGCIYHLVRVQDMEVESPTIQSIPVVNEFPDVFPDEFPGLLPEREIEFAIDLLPDTHLISIPPYRMAPVELKELKEQLKDLLEKGFIRPSTSLW is encoded by the coding sequence atgagtcgtggtagaggcagaggcggagcatctagctcgagagGTCCTCAGAATCGCATTTATGCGTTGGCAGGACGACATGATCAGGAGTCATCGcttgatgttgttacaggtatattatcagtcttctcatatgatatatatgcactgattgacccaggttccaccttatcgtatgttaCTCTGTTTGTTGCTAGCAAGTTTGGAGTAAAACCTAAATTGGTTAAAACTTTTGAGGTATCTACACTTGTTGGGGACTCAGTGGTAGTTAAGCAAGTATATAAGGGTTGTAtaatagtagttcatagtcgatctaccgtagcggacctaatcgagttagatatggtagaatttgatattataatgggtctggattggttggcttcttgtcatgccaacattgattgtagatcaaagatagtCCGATTTCAATTTCCAAGGGAGCCcgttttggagtggaaaggtaatacagCGTCGCCGaaaggtagatttatttcctGTCTTAaagcaaggaagatgatcagaaatggctgtatttatcacttagttcgggttcaggatatggaagtagagtcaccaaccattcagtccatccctgtggttaatgagtttcccgatgtttttcctGATGAGTTTCCGGGTCTTCTGCCAGaacgagaaattgagtttgctattgacctactaccagatactcatctaatatctattcctccctatagaatggcccccgtagagctgaaagagttgaaggaacaactaaaggacttgcttgaaaaaggctttatcaggcCTAGTACATCACTATGGtaa